A region of the Micropterus dolomieu isolate WLL.071019.BEF.003 ecotype Adirondacks linkage group LG10, ASM2129224v1, whole genome shotgun sequence genome:
TGTCAgtgtgtccaacactttggtccagaacaaaatatctcaacaacgaGCGGCCAGAGGAGCTCAGTACATGTACAAACAGATCTTTAACAGCACATCttcaaactgaactgactggactgactcactgttttgtgttgtgttgctctTTGTAATGTTGTTCTGTTTCATTATTGAGCTTTGTGTTTATGTGGTGCTGGATATCATAATGTTGCATTTACCTGCATTATTCTGtcttatttaatgttgtgtgatTTATATGTTGTGCTGTTTCTCTTTTCCAGGTTCTGGGtaaagatggtgatgatgaagatgatgcagtgacctacagcagcgtgaaagcttcctcttcttcttctggagCCTCAGCTGATCCCAGCGACCTCTACGCCACCGTCAACTAACCAAACAAATAAGAGACCACAGTGTAGTTACAGTTCATATTATTACAGGTAATTTACACTgatcaatgtttttattagaCTTCATTTATGATCATTTTCAGGATGTATTGTTGTAACACACCTTTTAGTCCAGAAGGGGGTGCAGTAGGTTAAGTAGTAGCACAATAACAACATTATCTGGCTGCTTGAAATGTAACTGATCATAATATGTGGTACATTTAGCTTGATGAACTTGCTGTCAGGCACTTTAATGTGCTAGTGCTGTGTTGTAGTTTAACATGTATTAGTTTTTTACTGTTATTGCTGTTGTACGATATGTCAGTTTAACTTCCATATCTCTGTTCAggttattttttatgttctggtgtgaaagtaattaaagcaaacTAAGAGGAAGTGGGACAACGCTCATCTTGACTCAGTCACTTTTGAGAATAGAATTAAACAGTTGAATGAGAGGAAACTGTGGAAACACATAAGGGTTAAATTTTCACTGGTGTTAATCCCAGATACTTCAGGTCAGTGTGAACTTCATACCAGCTCACGTCagccagaagagaaggaagtcTGCTTACATTAAAAGCAACAACTGACATAACGAGAGAAAAAGGACAGTCGCTATGAGGAAGAGAGGATATTATAATTAGAGgaagtaaaaacaacatttctgttTAAGAAGCAACTCATTTAGAAACTTACAAGTAGAAGAAttagagagaaaagagagacagagaatcacgatggttgagttcaaatggattAAAACATCCTTATTTCTGATGCTGGTACTTCCATTTACAAGTAAGACTATGTATGACATAAATAAGACTGACATAAACAATAGAAAAGCAAATGTATTAATATccttaatattaatttattaccTTCATTGAACCATGACAGCAAAGTAGTCTGTTTTCCAGTGTGCGGAATGATGACTTTAGTGAACCATTTAAATCCAAGAATGAGGCACATTTGCAAAGTTTTGTTGTACCTTAAATTATCCTTACGctgaaaataatattatataatttgtcTCATcttctcaacagcagcagctggaaaacttcccctctccttcactgtcagagttggagatgaagtcactttgccttgtgaaaatgtgatagacGGTCAGCAAGAATGTAACTTTACTACATGGCTCTTTGCTGGTTcaggaaacacagcagcagtagagCTGGTTACACTTGGGCAGATTGGTGAAAACACCaaagctaaatcagacagactgagtgttacagagaaATGTTCTCTGGTTATAAAAACGGTCACAGTCAAGGATGTTGGTCTTTACACCTGCAGACAGTTCATTTCAGGACAACAACGAGGTCCAGACTCTGTGGTTCTTCTGTCTGTTGTcagtgagtatttccatcataatgttttcagctcaaacttgtcttgttagaacaatatactgaaacattacaataattatgatcacagtgatgaagttaactttaatcttattgtctttctctcacaatatctccatcttcaccagtgactgaacacaaaacaagtTTATTGAGTTGTATTCACCTGTTTAGGTAaagacacaacaacaacaactgaaaacagcatAAAAGCAGGTATCACCACAACAGCGTCTGCAATCATAGATGATTCAACCGAACAACCAAGCAGTAAGTTGACATTTTGAGGTGTCTGGTTCTACTAAATTCACAGAGAGCAAAGATATGCAGGCAAACAAACTTTAGATACTGACAGACACTTTGTGTatctgttttatgttgtttggagttttctgtttcattagTAAGTGGTTGAACGTTTTGAAATGCTCTTCACGGTGTTGACATCAGTATTTCGAAATCTACCTTACATTTATACAGACTCAAAGACAGAAGCAAACAAACCttttggaaagagaaaaaggttgaaaatatttctcAAGCTACACCAACCACAAACCCTATTTTTTGGTAACacaagctttcaaccacatctcaaCTGCAACATGAAGTTTATTGGATGCAGTTCTTGTATGAAAACTGTCTGATTTTGTTGAAACTATCAGAAATGCTTAAAACAATGTAATTTCTTTCCAGATTGGTGGTTGTACATCATTGTGACTGTGATTTTAGTAGCactaataataattgttgtAAACGTCATCAGATGGAAGAGAGCTAAAGGTGAGAACACACATGAAACTTTGATAACAACAAGAAGTTTTGATAAAACTGGATTTCTCTGTGGAAACTTATGTCAACCACCTTTATTGTCTTTTCAGAGAACAAAACAGGGATGAATGACAATGTGGTGAGTTAAAAGACTGTTCTTCTACATTTTTATTCTGTAGCTAAAGAAGAATAAGATAATATTAACAGCACTGATTGTGTGGTATTAAAACTATGTTATTATAGCAGCAAAGGTCAAGGAAGTGATTGTGAGGAAAAGCAAAAAAGGGCCTAACTCATTTTTGCTTTGCTAATCCTgccaaaaacataaattataacTTTTAAAGTGCTCACAGAGTTATCAGAGTAATAAACTCCTCTCTGACACAGTGTTCATAAAACTGACCATTATCAGCTTCACAGAGCCATTATTGGTGCTGCTCTATTGGATTGCATCTCAAGTAAAATTAAATCCACTGCACTGAAGTTGTAGATTTGAAGACGTTTTGTTCCGGCCTCACTACAGAAGCCTGCAGCACAGATGTACAACATATGTTGCACAAGTGTTGTGTGTAATGTGCCCTGACAACATCTGCATAAACTGAACTGGAACATGCTTTTTGACCAGttgtttgatgttgttttttttttttgctccagGGGCTGACCTCAGACCCTGCAGTGACTGAGTCTGCTCCAAAAAACAGTCAGGACATGGTGAGATAACAAACCTAGAACAAAGTCAACTCAGTGTTGCTTGCAGTTGTTCTCTGGAAAATTACTGAATCTGACACTCTGTACAGGattgagagtgtgagagtgttcAAGAAAGATAAAGAGGGAAGCTAAATGATGCAACTGGACTACACAGGATGAGAACATGAGAGCacaacaccaaaaacactactatgaaacattttgaaacatcATTTACAGAGACATAACATAACCATTTTTGCAGAAGTAATAGAATTTGAACACTTGACACTCTATTTTATCACAGTCAGTATTAATGCACAAGTTACTGAGCAGCCATTATGTTAATTTCTCTAAAGGCTGATCCTGAAGATGGCGTTTCCTACGCCGCTGTCAGCTTCACCACGATGAACAAAAGTAAAGGCCGGGTAAGCTGTCCGATTGGTTGTAGCGGTGATAGTGAatgaagaagaaatgtttttggGAATGTCTCCATTTTAACATTCTTGAATATTGGATATCATTCTACTTCAACTTCAGCGTCTTCTGTTATCTTTTATAGTGTAATGGTGCATGTCATGTCCTGTTgctttatttatattgtgttgTTTACTTCCAGGTTCAGAGTAAAAATGATGCTGATGAAGGCGATGCAGTGACCTACATGACCATGAAAGCTTCCTCTGCTGATCCCAGCAACCTCTACGCTACAATCAACTgaccaaacaaatcaaattcATGTCATCAGATCTTTGCTTAAATCTGTTTATGTGTATTACAATCATTTTCAAGATGGCTTATTGTAAAAAGATTCTTATTCAAAACGGGGTGAAGTAGTTTAACTAGAGGCacaatgtaaaaagaaaaaaatgataaCTTAGGTTATAGTTCAAGGTTAATAAGTATATTGCTATTTTAATTTAGCTTTTATCTAGTCTAGTGCCTGTTATTTTTTCATATGCAATAATTTTTCAAGGTTGAGcaattttataaattttttactttttatttgacAAGTGAATGATAAACGACATTACATTATAATTAAACATCATACTCATCAGTCTCAATATTAGCAAGGGATACTAAATTGCACATTCTGAATATGCGCACAGTTGCACTTGAGTATATATCACAGATTTGTAAATATATCTatctttattttcatattttgctcttgtttaatatgtaatattttgaCCATGTATGTCTTTGTTCAGTTAGCTATAAATATCCTTGTACCAGGTATTTAAAGCTAACTAAAAGGAGGCAGGATATCACAAATTTTATTTGAACTGCATAAATGATGTCACCCTGGATAGTTCTGTTAAACACAGAACTGAATCTTTTCACTATAAATAAGTAATTTAGGAAGAAATTATGCACATAGGAGTAAGTTAGATTAAAATAAGGATGAGTCACTATGAGGAAGTGACACCTTACTGATCACAGGAGGTAGATAATCTATTTCTGTTTAAGGAACATCTAGTTTAGAGACtcttaaaagttaaaagaacAACAGAGGAAAGTGACACAGAGATGCATCATGTCATGCCTGTTTTTTCTTTGACACCTGCCTGAGGAAGATCTTGTAGATCAAAATGCCTAACAGTGTGCAGACATGCCCTGTGCCCTGCTGTAAAAATGTACAACAAtcgtagactgtatataagaagtggacgtagtcatcgtgacgtcacctgttggtttgtggactgctgttttgaagcctcgagtttgccCGATAGGGTGCCgcatgttcaattcaattcagttttatttatatagcgccaaatcacaacaacagttatctcacagcgcttttcataaatatacgtgatgatatttacagaagcccaacagttcccaccaagagcaagcactaggcgacagaggcaaggaaaaacttccttttaagaggcagaaacctcgagNNNNNNNNNNNNNNNNNNNNNNNNNNNNNNNNNNNNNNNNNNNNNNNNNNNNNNNNNNNNNNNNNNNNNNNNNNNNNNNNNNNNNNNNNNNNNNNNNNNNcttattacacgtaccattaccgctaaaggaggcagaggagtaactgaacatctgacacaccgagcaggagaaagtaggagagagagagggagaaggagaagccatcgctagctgctaagctaaagtcactaacggctaagctaaagtactgtagcgtcagctaccaaaactttagaacaactatgagattgaacagcagtcactaaaagatggaaagaactgtgagtgcttaggcaaaattactgtaaagaataagtgtttagcgaacagttggccgctgtaatcaaacaaatgtaactgttatttagcgagagcagcacaacacggtaccaacacacaagcaccggaaacggaaatgagtcaacacgcttaccgcaatacgtcagcaataCGAATGTcaacagctctgacctaaaccctagtaaatgtggacacatttaatgttgagtttttgcaaccaggaagtggccagaagtgaccatatttgagCGAGACGGTGGCGCTAACGGCCGTGTATGGAGCTAGCTAGTTTGCtataggtgcatctgtaatttacgttaactgtcattttaacagagcTGACGACTTtgtctataataataataataataatctttattttggagcacttttcaaaaacaagttacaaagtgctttaacaagtgtaaagacaaaagCGAACaccagtcttaaaactaaatgtagcctgctcaccagagaaagggaacagccaactcctaataagttTTTTCAACggcactggttaaatttacacagtgctgcgGGTACAAGTCGCCTGTAGCCTGCTGGACAGGTCgctggtaacgacttgtcaatcatagataatcatgcattgaaacatactctgctttatagtctattttaaaataaatgagaccattatttactaaatgaacatcattttgtactgaagaagacatgaaactagtgattgagaccataaactcatcaggaaagtgtttactgaggtaattattcagctgagaagtagggtcattttaccattatttctaatggagccggacttctttttgcaaccagaagagtcgccccctgctggccgttcaatagaatacaggtttaagggacttccgcgttcGCATCAGAtcgctgaccggaagcttcctgcttgaCAACAATACATAGTATTTTATATGCTCATTATAggatttttaaaatcttaatctaGTAACTAGTATAGTCAGTAAGCCTACATTACAAGCACTTCAGAATAGTTCTTTCATTacttttagcttcattacactgtttgccagtatgttttaaaatagacattttatggattacttttaaagctctttatGGCGTGTCTCCCTCTTATATCCGACCTTTAAGTCCCTTTGGCCCCACCACCTTGAGATCATCAGGCAGAGGTCTGCCGTCTGTTCCTGAGcctcaactgaaaactaaaggggagaGAGCATTTGCAGTTAGGggcccgaggctctggaacagcctgcctgaggaaatcaggtcagctgagtcagtgaactcctcTGTCCCTTCTTGAAACGTACTTTTCAGACAAATACATTGCAGGATTTGTTGCAAAAGTGTGGTAATTCgtaaaaaaaaagtgtggtAAGTTTGGGCTAATGTTTatatttgttctttattttacGTGTCCTTATCACAAAACACTTCCTCTCTCAGTGTCAGGTAGATTAACTGACAGTGCGTTCAAGTGCTGTCAGATTATTTCTTATCTCTTTGTGTTAAATGTGGGTCAGTGATGTGaaagtgtgtcagagtgagagtttgtttgtgtttcacaggtgaatgatgatgaagatgatggtgtGGTGAACTTAGAAAATGATGGAGACCCTTCTGCCTCTGTCAGACTCCACTGATCAACAACTTCCATATCAACATCAGCTCATcatgtgatttttgtgtttgGCTTGAATAAGTTTCCAGCTTTAATGGAGTCAGTCACCTTTTTATGATATCTGATGATACAATctgcaaataaagaaatgtgtttgtgattCCTTCATGTACTGACAGTGTCATAATGGAAAGTGAATATTCTCTACTGTGAATGTTCTGTCTCTCTTAGCAGTACAACCTCCCTCCTCTTGTTCACTTCTAGTAAACCTTCCATCTGTTGAGTTGAAGAGCTCTGTTCTCGCCGGGCAATCAAATGTGTCTAAATACAGATAGAAATCCACTCAAAGTGACCTTATAATCCACAGACATGTAATAACTACATAGTTTCAGATGTTCTGGATGTACATAACCACCAACTCTGACCTAATATGAATGTcctgttcaaaactttctgcacattaacaatctctcccacatatctgtgtccTCTGACATTTGCGgaataatattttgagacaaaagtcACAATAGTACGAGAATAAAATCGCAATCTAAATATAGCCTCGAGGGgcaatgatcgggatccaagcaAGTTGTGAAAAACGCAACATTTGAAGAACAGACGCAGACGACTTAAGAGAATTTGGATTTTGAGATAATTGGGGAAACGCAAAcgtgatttttacagcatcaccttgagatcagagagtgtcATTATACGTACCTGACTagtgggtgaaatgttcaacccaccggCGACATTTTGTGCttccaagatttaaagtttaagctgcacaaacacttttaagcagagaaaaataagaaagtgtcacaggatccaaataaaatagagaacGTAGACAAGTAAGAACGTAGACTTGTCAGCAAGTATGACTTGGTAACCTGAGGATTTTAACCCCGAAACTACAGTTCACCAGAGcaggtgacttactgactgagctactggtgagaTGCTGTTTCCAGACACATTCTCAGAAGTTGAGGTAGTGATGTGTGCCAgacctttaaacttaaaatgcttATAACAGTCAACAGTCAGCTGGTTTGGCGTGTGTATTTTGGTTGCATTGTTTCCAACTctgagtaaaaaagaaaatgttgtgcatactgtacaagttatggcaagatactgaatatcactgcagactcaacATTTGACGATCTAAAAACCCTTTGAACCACTTGACATCGGCCATCTGGAGAACGACTCTGTCGACTTTGGTAGTTTCAAGAAAGttttgtggagatatagatgttcattgaattagcatattctgttgcagtgaggcaaacgttAGTCACAAATCAGTGGATATGCCGAAAGGATTTAAGCTCTCTAGGACGTACGAATGAAAAATATCTagaatttacatttcttgtaataagccacgcccacttttgtgcaatcattaccaaattttatacATAAACAGAGTAGTGACCCGAGATCGTGTAAACTGAATTTTGTATGAATCCATCCAGCGAATTccaggtcagaaatataacaaggcgagaggccatgaagagctttaaaagtgatcaatagaattttaaagtcaattctaaaacatacagcaaacaaacatacagagttctggacagtctggagtcgatcaatagatttttgagattactaatatttctgtgtgggatgtgcacattttggtttactagtctatgcgtgatgatgacaggaacagaagtctttggaacaacgTTGGGAGCAGACagttttacatgccagcaggtggagacagttgtttgtggcagtgaggcagagatctgttcagtgagcggtggtgtgtccaggtgtgctgcatgaatgattataGCGCCATCATGAGATCTATGAGggccatttgtttttttgcctgagtagtTGTGGAATTTGCAATCTacgtgccaattttggtgagttttcgtccagcagtttttgctgcccaaacacttttagcggagaaaaagaagaaagaaagaagtagACGAAGAAGAAAACCAATAGGGCTCATTATTCTTTctcatttaatgttgtgtaatttctgtcttgtgctgtttgtctcttttccaGGTTCTGGAtaaagatggtgatgatgaagatgatgcagTGAGCCTTTTAGTCCAGAAGGGGGAGCAGTAGGTTAAGTAGTAGCACAATAACAACATTATCTGGCTGCTTGAAATGTAACTGATCATAATATATGGTACATTTAGCTTGATGAACTTGCTGTCTGGCACTTTAATGTGCTAGTGCTGTGTTGTAGTTAAACATCTATACGTTTTTACAGTTCTTTCTGCATTACCTGttacccgggttcaatcccccactgtgacccatccaccattgtgtccctgagcaagacacctaacccctagttgctccagaggcgtgcaacctctgacatatatagcaatcgaaagtcgctttggataaaagcgtcagataaatgactaaatgtttgATATCCAGTCActttaacatctatatctctgCTGAAGTTATTTTTATGTTCTGGTGTGAAAGTAATAAAAGCAAACTAAGAGAAAGTGGGACAACGCTCATCTCGACTGAGTCACAAACCCAAATTTTCACTAGTGTTAATCCCAGATACTTCAGGTCAGTGTGAACTTCATACCAGCTCACGTCagccagaagagaaggaagtcTGCTTACATTAAAAGCAACAACTGACATAACGAGAGAAAAAGGACAGTCGCTATGAGGAAGAGAGGATATCATAATTAGAGgaagtaaaaacaacatttctgttTAAGAAGCAACTCATTTAGAAACTTACAAGTAGAAGAAttagagagaaaagagagacagagaatcacgatggttgagttcaaatggattAAAACATCTTTATCTCTGATGCTGGTGCTTCCATTTACAAGTAAGACTATGTATGACATAAATAAGACTGACATAAACAATAGAAAAGCAAATGTATTAATATccttaatattaatttattaccTTCATTGAACCATGACAGCAAAGTAGTCTGTTTTCCAGTGTGCGGAATGATGACTTTAGTGAACCATTTAAAGTTTTGTTGTACCTCACGCTGaaaataatattacttatatatatatatatatatttgtctcTCATCTTCTCAGCAGTAGCATCCAGAcagcttttcctctctctcactgtcagagttggagatgaaGTCACTTTGTCTTGTGAAAATGTAATAGATGATCAGGATAACTGTGACAGTACTAAATGGCTCTTCAGAGATTCAAggaacacagcagcagaagcgCTTGTTGAACTTGGGAAGAATGGTGTAAAAGCCAAAGCTcaatcagacagactgagtgctacagagaactgttctctggttataaaGACGGTCACAGTCGAGGATGTTGGTCGTTATGACTGCAGACAGTTCAACAATTCAGGAGGAAAACGCAATCAAGATGCTGTGGttcatctgtctgttattaACAGTGAGTaacatcataatgttttcagctcaaactgtcttttTAGAAAAATGATTATGAAGATGAAGttaattttacttacttacttgtaCCTCTCTCGCCACtatatctccatcttcaccagtgactgaacaTAAGGAAGATGATAAGGTGACATTAACCTGCTCTGTGTCGACATATGAACGATGTACGACCACAGTGAAGTGGCTGTTTAAGGGTAAAGAGGTGGATAAAGATAACCAAGATCTGAAGACATCACAGTCTCCCTGCAGTGTCTCTGTGAGCTTTCTGACTTCTCATTTCATTCACACGTTGAAGCATAACGTTCTGAAGTGTGAAGTGACTAATGGTAACAAAGTGCAGGAGTTTCCCTTCAGACGTCAGCCCACAGGTGAGAAATGAGGTGACAATATAAGGAGCTGTTTAAAGTCACTTCAAACTGATGTGAATAATTAcgtaaaatgtttgtttattttatgaatttgaTGTTTTAATATTACAACACAACACACGTTTATTGAGTTGTGTTCAACTGTTCAGGTGAGGACAAAAAAACAGGAACAACAGAatcaacaacaactgaaaacagcatAAAAGCAGGTATCACGATGACAGCATCTGCAATCAATGATGATTCAACAGGACGACAGAGCAGTGAGTCAATGTTTTGATATATCGTTTTCTACTAAATTCACAGTGAGCAAAGACATACAGGCAAACAAACTTTAGACGCTGTTACTTTGTGTGTTGAGTTTTTTTGGTTTGTATTTTTTCATCAGTAAATGGTTAAATGTTCTGAAATGCTCTGCACAGTGGCTGTTGACAAATCAGTATATTGAAATGTACCTTACATTCGTACAGACCCaatgagagaaacaaaaaccttttggaaagagaaaaagGTTGAAGAATTTTCTCAACCCACACcaacaaaacccaaaaccaaGCTGCATCCACAAttcttaaaacattttcattttttccagATTGGTGGTGGTTGTACATCCTTGTGTCTGTGGTTTTAGCAGCACTATTAATAATCGTTGTGAAATCCATCAGATGGAAGAGAGCTAAAGGTGAGAGCACACATGAAACTTTACAACAAGAAGAAGTTTTGACAAAAATGGATTTTCTCAGTGGAAActtatttttgtctttcagaGACCAAAACAGGGATGAATGAAAATGTTGTGAGTTTGAAAACTATTCTTCTACATTTTGATTCTGTAGCTGAGAaaggataaaataagataaaccACATTGTGTTGGATTAAAACTTCTTGTTGTGGCTACAAAGGTCAAGGAAGTGATTGTGAGGAAGAGCAAAAAAGGGTCTAACTCTCATTTTTACTTTGCTAATCCTgccaaaaacataaattatagCTTTTAAAATGCTGACAGAGTTTAATCAACTCCTCTCTGAAACAGTGTTCATAAAACTGATTATCATCAGCTTCATAGACCCATTATTGGTGCTGCTCTATTGGATTACATCTcaagtaaaattaaattaatccaCTGCACTGAAATTGTAGATTTGAAGACGTTTTTACAGTCCCACCACAGAAACCTGCAGCACAGATGTACAACATATGTTGCACAAGTGTTGTGTGTAATGTGCCCTGACAACATCTGcataaactgaactgaaacatGCTTTTTGAccaattgtttgttgttttgctcCAGGGGCTGACCTCAGACCCTGCGGTGACtccagaacggacccaaacgcagacactaacaggaggaggagaacggGACACGGTGAGATTACACACTACACCCAGTACAAAGTTACTCAGTAAACTCACTTGCTTGCAGTTGTTCTCTGGAATATAACTGTACCATAACTGTAAGATAAAGAGGGAAGCTAAATGATGCAACTGGACTACACAGGAAAagagacaacaaaaaaactattatgaaacataatttaaagAGACATAACATGACCTTTTTGCAGAAGTAATAGAATTTGAAATGTTGACTGTGATAAAATAGAGTGTCAGTATTAATTCACAAGTTACTGAGCAGCCATTATGTTAATTTCTCTAAAGGCTGATCCTGAAGATGGCGTTTCCTACGCCGCTGTCAGCTTCACCATCAAGACCAACAATAAAGGCCGGGTAAGCTGAATGAAGAAGAATTGTTTCTTTAGCACTTGA
Encoded here:
- the LOC123978352 gene encoding uncharacterized protein LOC123978352, translated to MVEFKWIKTSLSLMLVLPFTTVASRQLFLSLTVRVGDEVTLSCENVIDDQDNCDSTKWLFRDSRNTAAEALVELGKNGVKAKAQSDRLSATENCSLVIKTVTVEDVGRYDCRQFNNSGGKRNQDAVVHLSVINMTEHKEDDKVTLTCSVSTYERCTTTVKWLFKGKEVDKDNQDLKTSQSPCSVSVSFLTSHFIHTLKHNVLKCEVTNGNKVQEFPFRRQPTGEDKKTGTTESTTTENSIKAGITMTASAINDDSTGRQSNWWWLYILVSVVLAALLIIVVKSIRWKRAKETKTGMNENVGLTSDPAVTPERTQTQTLTGGGERDTADPEDGVSYAAVSFTIKTNNKGRVQSKNDADEGDAVTYTTVKASSADPSNLYATIS